In bacterium, the genomic stretch GCAGCTCGTAGGCGATCGTCGTGCGCGGGTTGAAAGGGTTGGGATAACCGCGCAGGTTGGCCACGAAGCGCTCGAACGCGGGCGTGCCCGGTGCGGCGCTGGCGGCATCGCCGCTGATCTCCTGCAGCGGCAGCTGGTCGAAGCTGTAGTCGGCGACCGAAGCCTGGACGTTCAGCAGCGTGGCGTCGAGAGCCACGTTCCCCGCATCGCCGGTCACCTGCAGCAGGGCGTAGCCGAGTCGCGGCGAGGGAATCCCCGCCGCCGCCGCGAGCTCGCCGAGGCGCGCCTGGTGATGGCGCAGGTCGGGCCCCATGGGGAAGGTGCAAGGCGCACAGAGCGGGCCGCCCGGACCCGCAAGGGGCGCACCCGTCGACTCGTCGAAGATCCACAGGTCCACCCGCGACGAATCCCCGGCGGCGGTGAGCAGGCCGCCGGCGTAGGTCATGTCGATGATCGTGTCCCACGAGTTCGGATCGAGGGCGGTCCCGGTGGAGAAGATGCGGGGCAGCACGAACTGCCGGCCGCACGACGGGCTCGGCACCGGTGCGCCGAGCGGCACGGGCGAGAGCGCGCTGGTCTCGATCTCCGCCGCTGACGACCGCGAATACAGGGTGAATCCCGTGACCCCGATGCCGGCGCCGTCGGGCACGTCGAAGAGGGCGAACATATCCGGCGCCTGGCTCGGGAAACCGCCGGCCGCGAAGATGAGGTCTTCGACATCGATCGCCTGGTACGAAGCCAGCACGTCCGAGCCCATGGGGAACGAGCACGGGTTGCAGACGGTCTCGTCCGTGGCCGAGCGCACCGGCGTGCCGTCCGGATGGAAAAGGTAGAGGTCCACGATCGACCGCCCGCCGCCCCCGGCGCAGTCGCCCACGTAGCCCGCGGTCGTCGCCAGATGGAACTGGGTGTCGAACTTGGCGGGTCCGGACTCGATGGTGCCCTGGGTCTCCAGGATGTGGGGAAAGACGAGAGTGTCGGCGCCGGCCGGGCCGCCGGCGGCGCCCACCAGGGCGATCACGACGGCGAGAGCGGTCCGACAGGGGCGCAGCGTGCGGTTCATGGGGCACCTCGACGACAGGGTGGCGGCCTCTTCGGGATCCTTCCCATTATACCACACCGAAGCCCTCCTGATTTTTGGTCCGACGGCGTTTTTTTGGTGACAGTGGTCGATGATTTGATATACCATACCATAGTCATCCACATTCAGGTAAGGGGGCGCCGAACCAGTTGAGGAGGGACAGCCGTGGTTCACACGCGTCTTTTGCCTGCCATCCTGCCGCTGCTGCTCCTGAGCACGCTGCTGGCCGCGACTGCGGCCGCCATCCCCGCTCCCGAGACCTGGGACAACTCGTTCGGCGCCCCGGGCGTGAACGGGGACGTCTACTCCGTCGTCGAATACGGCGGCGATCTCGTGATCGGCGGGGAGTTCCTATCGGTCGGCGGTGTCGCCGCCACGAACATCGCGCGCTGGGACGGCGTGGCCTGGAGCCCCATGGGCGATGTCTTCGACGGGGCGGTCCGCGACCTCATCGTCTGGAACGGCGACCTGTATGCCGGCGGCTGGTTCACCGACGGCCTGATGCAATGGGACGGGCTGGACTGGTCCGCCGTCGACGGCGGCCTCGACGGCAGCGTCGAGGACATGACCATCTGGAACGGCAATCTCGCCGTGGGCGGCTACTTCAGCTCCGCCGGCGGCGGCAGCGCCTTTCCCAACAGCATCGTCGTGTGGGACGGCTCCTTCTGGGATGAACTGGACGGCGGCATCTTCGGCGACGTCTTCGGCGTCGCCTCGTACGGCGGCTCGCTCTACGCCTGCGGGACCTTCGACGACGCCGGCGGGATCTATGTGCAGAACCTCGCC encodes the following:
- a CDS encoding T9SS type A sorting domain-containing protein — encoded protein: MNRTLRPCRTALAVVIALVGAAGGPAGADTLVFPHILETQGTIESGPAKFDTQFHLATTAGYVGDCAGGGGRSIVDLYLFHPDGTPVRSATDETVCNPCSFPMGSDVLASYQAIDVEDLIFAAGGFPSQAPDMFALFDVPDGAGIGVTGFTLYSRSSAAEIETSALSPVPLGAPVPSPSCGRQFVLPRIFSTGTALDPNSWDTIIDMTYAGGLLTAAGDSSRVDLWIFDESTGAPLAGPGGPLCAPCTFPMGPDLRHHQARLGELAAAAGIPSPRLGYALLQVTGDAGNVALDATLLNVQASVADYSFDQLPLQEISGDAASAAPGTPAFERFVANLRGYPNPFNPRTTIAYELRDPGAVRVRVIDARGRVVRTLLDGFQDRGTHELRWDGADDEGRPAAAGVYFGRVEGGGGAQVVKLALVK